The genomic segment AACCGCTGCTGGTTCGGCAGGAATTTAGCCATCGACGATTCACTTCATCGCAGTGGGAGTTCTGCGTAAGCTAACGTTTGTCACTGGTTAGTGTTAAATTATGTTTCTGTGTGGCTGGTGTAAAGTTGTGTTTGTAGGTTTTGCGAAATTTCGCGTAGCGATATCTTGAATATAATCTTTAGATTTGCTAAGAGTGTTAGCCGGGCAGTGCTACCAGATTTGTAGCTTAGGGTTACCAGTTTGTTTGCAGTTGCTAGCCCAGTGTTGTGGTCTCGTTATGGGACGTGTTTAAAATGAGCTAACGCTAGAAAGCTGATCCGTTAGTTTGACTAATCAACTGGTAACGTTTACTAACCTGCTACCGTAAAATGGACCATTTATCAAATTTCTTTCTAACGGCTGTCATTTAATTATCTGACATTCCAACTTTAAACCAAGGTGAGGTTTCTTCACCTAATTAGCTAAAATCCAGTTAGCCAATTTAAAGTAGTGTCATTGCTATGTACTCTGACAGAACAGTGTATCAGTgcgattgtttttttttttttcagtttgtatGTGAATAGGAAAAACGGTTATTCATTTAAACAACTGTATTTAGCTTAATGTGTGATTATGCCTGTTGCTGTGGTATTTTACGGTGATAGCTGGAAAAGTCTTAGGAAGCTTAGTTTTATTATGTGCAAGGGAACGGCTGCTCAGGTGTAAGTGTCAGGTAAGCAGTGTCGCTGCCTATCCGATACCTTAACCAAGTGGGTTTCTCTTTTTGTCCTTAAAGGTagttaaaaatacttttaaccCTTCCCGAATCAGCTAAACCTGTTAACAGAGTCTGAAGAAACAAGTCATTAGCACGTGTCCAAAACATCTATATGTTGTCTTAAAGAGACACCAGCTGTTTGAATTAGGACTGGTATTTAGTTCTTTGTAATAAACCTTTCTAACACAAGGTAGTGTAGTGAGCTAGTGGAACCATCATCTTCCACAAAGTTGTGCACAAGCGCGGATAtctaaaaacacataatttacaGAAGTTAGGCACTAGTACTTATCCTAAATCAAAACACCTGCTTGTAAGCGGTGCCATCCGGTGGCAGAATTTCACTTTAACCTGTGTGATGCTTTAACCATGAGCTGAGATGTAattcactgattgttttcaccCCAGCAGTGTCAGATTTGGGCAATCTATTGCTGAAGTGTTACTAAAGCTGCTCTTTAGGAAGACAAGGTGCCAAGCAGCAAGGATTGGCAGGTGCTTCTCACCATGTCCAAGAGCAAGAGCTCGGAGTCAGTCAAGGTGGTGGTCCGTTGCCGTCCTATGAACGAGAAAGAGCGGGCCGCCAAGTATGAGAGTGTGGTGTCTGTTGATGTCAAACTGGGCCAAATTATTGTGAGAAACCCAAGGGAGTCCTCGGGCAACGAACTGCCCAAAATCTTTACATTTGATGCTGTTTATGGTTGGAACTCCAAACAGCTAGAAATGTATGATGAAACCTTCAGGCCCCTGGTTGAGTCTGTTCTTCTGGGATTTAATGGGACCATCTTTGCTTATGGCCAGACGGGTACAGGGAAGACTTACACTATGGAAGGGGTGAGAAATGATCCGGAGAAGAGAGGGGTGATCCCAAACTCCTTTGAGCACATCTTCACACACATTTCACGGTCACAGAACCAACAGTACCTTGTCAGAGCGTCATACTTAGAAATCTACCAGGAGGAGATCAGAGACTTGCTCTCAAAAGATCAGTCACGTCGTCTCGAGCTCAGGGAGAGGCCCGACACGGGTGTGTATGTTAAAGATCTTTCATCATTTGTTACCAAGAGTGTGCGAGAGATCGAGCATGTCATGAATGTGGGAAACCAGAATCGATCAGTTGGAGCCACTAATATGAATGAGCACAGCTCACGCTCTCACGCCATTTTTGTCATCACGGTGGAGTGCAGTGAGTTGGGTGTGGATGGAGAGAACCACATAAGAGTTGGCAAACTCAACCTGGTGGATTTAGCTGGCAGTGAAAGGCAAACCAAGACTGGAGCTCAGGGGGAGAGGCTTAAAGAAGCCACAAAGATAAATCTATCCCTTTCTGCTCTTGGTAATGTCATATCAGCTCTGGTGGATGGCAGGAGCAGCCACATCCCTTACCGAGACTCGAAGCTGACACGTCTGCTACAGGACTCCCTAGGGGGCAATGCCCGCACGGTCATGGTTGCCAACATTGGCCCAGCATCCTACAATGTGGAGGAGACTTTAACAACTCTGCGCTATTCAAACAGggcaaaaaacatcaagaacaaaCCACGTATCAATGAAGATCCCAAAGATGCCCTGCTCAGGGAGTTTCAGGAGGAGATTGCCAGGCTGAAGGCGCAGCTGCAGAAACGctcaggaaagaaaaagaggagaagGCTGAGGAGGAGAGCAGGGGAAGGGAGTGATGATGAGGGTCTGGAAAGTGGCGAGACAGAGGACGATGAGGAAGATGGAGACGACAAGGGGGACTACTGGAGGGAACAGCAGGAGAAGTtggaaaaggagagaaaggcAATCCTGGAGGATCACAGCCTGGTAGCTGAGGAGAAAGCCCGGCTTcttaaagagaaagagaggaaaatggAAGACTTGCGGAAGGAGAGGGAGGCCGGAGAGAAGCTTGCAGCCAAAGTTAAGGTAAGCAGATTTTTAAGTTCCAAGAGTTTCAAGAAGTTTGTCATTTCGTATGGTGTTACCCAGGCTGAAATGAAACACTCACCAGCTGGTGAAATagtcaataaaatgtttttaaaaagagcaGTAAAAAGGCAGTAATAAATCGTAACAATAAACAGggataaaaaacataaaatctaaaTTCTAAAGCAAACTCAAGTCTAAATAGTCACACTAATTCAGGTAGCAGCAGCAGTCCTTTCACAGAAGGGGGTAATTATATTAAGTCGTGTGTGTATTTGAGGTGTATATtgtatgcgtgtgtgcatgcatgtgtagaTAGGGATTATCAAAGTCCGCTTGTGGATCTGACAGTATAGCTGTGTGTAGGGGTGggcgatagaaacgatatacgatagaaacgatataaatttggccaatgatagagattttgactataccgctctatcgcgatag from the Pelmatolapia mariae isolate MD_Pm_ZW linkage group LG20, Pm_UMD_F_2, whole genome shotgun sequence genome contains:
- the kif3b gene encoding kinesin-like protein KIF3B, encoding MSKSKSSESVKVVVRCRPMNEKERAAKYESVVSVDVKLGQIIVRNPRESSGNELPKIFTFDAVYGWNSKQLEMYDETFRPLVESVLLGFNGTIFAYGQTGTGKTYTMEGVRNDPEKRGVIPNSFEHIFTHISRSQNQQYLVRASYLEIYQEEIRDLLSKDQSRRLELRERPDTGVYVKDLSSFVTKSVREIEHVMNVGNQNRSVGATNMNEHSSRSHAIFVITVECSELGVDGENHIRVGKLNLVDLAGSERQTKTGAQGERLKEATKINLSLSALGNVISALVDGRSSHIPYRDSKLTRLLQDSLGGNARTVMVANIGPASYNVEETLTTLRYSNRAKNIKNKPRINEDPKDALLREFQEEIARLKAQLQKRSGKKKRRRLRRRAGEGSDDEGLESGETEDDEEDGDDKGDYWREQQEKLEKERKAILEDHSLVAEEKARLLKEKERKMEDLRKEREAGEKLAAKVKAMESKLLVGGKNIVDHTNEQQRMLEQKRQEIAEQKRREREMQQQMESRDEETLELKETYTSLQQEVDIKTKKLKKLFSKLQSVKAEIQDLQEAHINERQEMEQIQNELTRDLKLKHLIIENFIPLEEKNKIVNRAFFDEEPEEWKMKPITRIEDDHQMMSRPRSAVSYWRPLSHHARVAMMLKPDMRYKAENIIMLDMDIPARTTKEYQEPVIAPKLAAALEDALRDEDEIEVDATSFHSSLGQMLPAGASGSLKKPKSGRPRTGKKSSTPTSSYSPSSPGSPLYPQSRGLVPK